A genomic stretch from Halorhodospira halophila SL1 includes:
- a CDS encoding GatB/YqeY domain-containing protein, translated as MAASSVKETVLEAVKAAMRSGDKERLAVLRSASAALKQREVDERCDLASDDSAAIDVLAKAVKQRRESAEQYRDAGETARAEAEEREIEILSEFLPQAASDEEIDALIEEAISASGAASIKDMGRVMGPLKEKLQGRADLGAVSARVKARLGG; from the coding sequence ATGGCCGCATCCAGCGTCAAAGAAACCGTGCTTGAAGCGGTGAAGGCCGCCATGCGCTCCGGCGATAAGGAGCGGCTGGCGGTGTTGCGCTCGGCGAGCGCCGCTCTCAAGCAGCGCGAGGTGGATGAGCGCTGCGATCTCGCCAGCGATGACAGCGCGGCCATCGACGTCCTGGCCAAGGCGGTCAAACAGCGTCGCGAATCCGCCGAGCAGTACCGCGACGCCGGCGAGACCGCCCGAGCAGAGGCCGAGGAGCGGGAGATCGAGATCCTCTCGGAGTTCCTGCCGCAGGCGGCCAGCGATGAGGAGATCGACGCCTTGATCGAGGAGGCCATCAGCGCCTCCGGCGCCGCATCGATCAAGGATATGGGCCGGGTCATGGGGCCGCTCAAGGAGAAGCTCCAGGGCCGGGCCGACCTCGGCGCCGTCAGCGCCCGTGTCAAGGCCCGCCTCGGCGGCTGA
- the rpsU gene encoding 30S ribosomal protein S21, whose translation MPIVKVRENEPFEVALRRFKRSCEKAGVLSEIRRREYYEKPTQVRKRKQAAAVKRHMKRLNREQQRRQRPY comes from the coding sequence ATGCCGATTGTGAAAGTCCGCGAAAACGAGCCATTCGAGGTGGCCCTGCGCCGCTTCAAGCGTTCCTGCGAGAAAGCGGGCGTGCTGTCCGAGATCCGCCGGCGCGAGTACTACGAAAAGCCCACGCAAGTACGCAAGCGCAAGCAGGCCGCCGCCGTCAAGCGGCACATGAAGCGGCTCAACCGCGAGCAGCAGCGGCGCCAGCGGCCCTACTAA
- the dnaG gene encoding DNA primase, which yields MAGRIPDEFIDEVLQRTDIVAVVGERVPLRPGGSNYKARCPFHDERTPSFNVSPERQTYHCFGCGAHGTAIRFLMEHDRMEFREAIEELANRVGLEIPDTGGARRPADEFAPLYRAMAHADQFFRDALRNHPARQSAVEYLRQRGISGEVAARFGLGFAPPGWDNLLRQLNDPRPAIRAGLVIERDQKTYDRFRDRITFPIHDRRGRVVAFGARVVSEGEPKYLNSPETPIFHKGREVYGLYQALQAERRPGRLIVVEGYMDVIALTQQGIPGAVATLGTATTAEQATLLLRSADELVLCFDGDDAGRSAALRAVENLLPVLQGDREVGVLLLPEGTDPDDLVRSEGREAFENRLATATPVIEFYLARLGEACDLTTVDGRARLLERASGSLRRLPRGVIRETLIGQLAELTRTEPERIDRILEGRAETPRDDPAPQGRSAPRTPEASLQRTPVRHAIALLLQQPQLATHAGDPDRFADRDTPGLELLQQLLELARTEPNMTTARILERFRDTPHEAPLHRLAAWQRTAMAEGDHQQEFQDALMRIEEQIIHNEQKRLVRALDQVGQDDQTIDREQELLRQATRLQLLMDRLKRGRISADEEQEMRELRAAFRL from the coding sequence ATGGCCGGGCGGATCCCTGACGAGTTCATCGATGAGGTGCTGCAACGCACCGACATCGTCGCTGTTGTCGGCGAGCGGGTGCCCCTGCGCCCGGGTGGCAGCAACTACAAGGCACGCTGCCCCTTCCACGACGAGCGCACCCCCTCGTTCAACGTCAGCCCCGAACGACAGACCTACCACTGCTTCGGCTGCGGTGCCCACGGCACGGCCATCCGCTTCCTCATGGAACACGACCGCATGGAGTTCCGTGAGGCCATCGAGGAGCTGGCCAACCGGGTCGGCCTGGAGATCCCGGACACCGGCGGTGCACGCCGGCCTGCCGATGAGTTCGCCCCGCTCTACCGGGCCATGGCCCACGCCGACCAGTTCTTCCGCGACGCCCTGCGCAACCACCCCGCACGCCAGAGCGCTGTGGAATACCTCCGCCAGCGCGGCATCTCCGGCGAGGTGGCCGCCCGCTTTGGCCTGGGGTTCGCGCCGCCGGGTTGGGACAACCTGCTCCGCCAGCTCAACGACCCCCGACCGGCCATCCGCGCCGGCCTGGTGATCGAGCGCGACCAGAAGACCTACGACCGCTTCCGCGACCGCATCACCTTCCCGATCCACGATCGCCGCGGCCGGGTCGTCGCCTTCGGCGCCCGAGTCGTGTCGGAGGGCGAACCCAAATACCTCAACTCCCCGGAGACCCCGATCTTCCACAAGGGCCGCGAGGTCTACGGACTCTACCAGGCCCTGCAGGCGGAACGCCGCCCCGGGCGACTGATCGTGGTCGAGGGGTACATGGACGTCATCGCCCTGACCCAGCAGGGCATCCCCGGGGCCGTAGCCACCCTGGGCACCGCGACCACCGCCGAGCAAGCGACCCTGCTGCTGCGCTCCGCAGACGAGCTGGTTCTCTGCTTCGACGGCGACGACGCTGGCCGTAGCGCCGCACTGCGCGCTGTGGAAAACCTCCTCCCGGTCCTGCAGGGCGACCGAGAGGTCGGCGTCCTGCTGCTCCCCGAGGGCACCGACCCCGACGATCTGGTCCGCAGCGAGGGCCGCGAGGCCTTCGAGAACCGTCTCGCGACCGCCACGCCGGTGATCGAGTTCTACCTGGCCCGCCTCGGCGAGGCGTGTGACCTCACCACCGTCGACGGCCGCGCCCGCCTCCTCGAACGCGCCAGCGGCTCGCTCCGCCGACTGCCTCGCGGCGTCATCCGGGAGACGCTCATCGGCCAACTCGCCGAACTGACCCGCACCGAGCCGGAACGCATCGACCGCATCCTGGAAGGCCGCGCCGAGACACCGCGGGACGACCCGGCACCGCAGGGCCGCAGCGCCCCGCGCACGCCCGAAGCGAGCCTCCAGCGAACGCCGGTGCGCCACGCCATCGCCCTGCTGCTGCAGCAGCCCCAGCTGGCCACCCACGCCGGCGACCCCGACCGCTTCGCTGACCGCGACACTCCTGGACTAGAATTACTGCAACAGCTCCTTGAATTGGCCCGCACGGAACCCAACATGACCACGGCAAGGATCCTAGAGCGGTTCCGCGATACGCCCCACGAGGCCCCGCTGCACCGGCTCGCAGCCTGGCAGCGGACCGCCATGGCCGAGGGAGACCATCAACAGGAGTTTCAGGATGCCCTCATGCGCATCGAGGAGCAGATCATCCACAACGAGCAGAAGCGGTTGGTACGAGCGCTGGACCAGGTCGGGCAGGATGATCAGACCATCGACCGAGAGCAGGAGCTGCTGCGCCAAGCAACGCGACTGCAGCTGCTGATGGATCGGCTCAAGCGCGGCCGGATCAGCGCCGATGAAGAGCAGGAGATGCGGGAACTTCGGGCGGCCTTTCGACTCTAA
- a CDS encoding lysophospholipid acyltransferase family protein: MTQQPTPPRSLDLALRILARAPLPVLHAAGTTIGAALAHLPNRPQRVAEINLRLCFPAQDAHQRRRLLRRTLQETCKTALELAPVFKRPPEQVLRWVRQVHGQEHFDQALGEERGVLLLAPHIGCWELLNLWVAARQPLTALYRPPRQPALEPILLAGRSRNGARLLPAGPQGVRGVLRALGRREVVGILPDQEPDGSEPFAPFFGVPAKTMTLAGRIAQRSGAVPLLAFAERLPGGRGFDLHFFPAEEAVADPDPAVAAAAVNRGVEQCVRRVPAQYQWTYKRFNTQPDGTSPYPKKRRRRA; encoded by the coding sequence ATGACGCAACAGCCAACCCCACCACGAAGCCTGGATCTGGCCCTGCGCATCCTGGCGCGGGCCCCCCTGCCCGTGCTGCACGCCGCTGGCACCACCATCGGTGCCGCGCTGGCCCACCTGCCCAACCGGCCACAACGGGTGGCGGAGATCAACCTGCGGCTCTGCTTCCCGGCGCAGGATGCCCACCAGCGGCGCCGCCTGCTCCGCCGCACCCTGCAGGAGACGTGCAAGACCGCCCTGGAACTCGCCCCGGTCTTCAAACGCCCCCCGGAACAGGTGCTGCGCTGGGTGCGCCAGGTCCATGGCCAGGAGCATTTCGATCAGGCCCTCGGCGAGGAGCGGGGCGTCCTATTGCTCGCCCCGCATATCGGCTGCTGGGAGTTGCTCAACCTTTGGGTGGCGGCCCGGCAGCCGCTCACCGCCCTCTACCGCCCCCCGCGCCAACCCGCGCTGGAGCCGATCCTGCTCGCCGGGCGCTCGCGCAATGGGGCGCGCTTGCTCCCCGCCGGCCCTCAGGGTGTACGGGGCGTGCTCCGCGCCCTCGGCCGCCGGGAGGTAGTTGGCATCCTGCCGGACCAGGAGCCGGACGGCAGCGAACCCTTCGCGCCCTTCTTCGGCGTCCCCGCCAAGACCATGACCCTGGCCGGGCGCATCGCCCAACGTTCAGGGGCGGTGCCACTGCTCGCCTTCGCCGAGCGACTCCCCGGCGGGCGTGGCTTCGATCTGCACTTCTTTCCCGCCGAGGAGGCCGTAGCGGATCCGGACCCCGCGGTGGCCGCAGCAGCGGTCAACCGCGGGGTCGAGCAGTGCGTTCGCCGCGTGCCGGCGCAGTACCAGTGGACCTATAAGCGCTTCAACACCCAGCCGGACGGCACTTCGCCCTACCCGAAAAAACGGCGCCGTCGAGCTTGA